CGATGGATCGCCGCGGCCTCGCTCCGATCGGCGACGACGGCCCCGTTGCCGGCAGCGGCGACGAAGTCCACCTGCTCCGGTCCAATGGCCGCCGCTCGCAAGGCTTGCGTCATCGCCCGCGCCAGCGTCGACGGATCGTCGGGCTCGAAAAACCCAGTCTGACCGCTGAAGGCCGAGCCTCCCCCCAGCAGCTCGGCGAGCACGGGCACACCGCGCCGCACCGCCCGCTCCCGGCTCTCCAGCACCAGCAGACCCGTGCCCTCACCCGGCAGCGTCCCGTCGCGACGCCCATCGAAGGGTCGGAGCTGCGCGGACGCCGAACAGAAGCCGCCCTGCTGGAGCGCCAGCGCCAGGTGGGTGTTGATCGCCTCGACGCCGCCGGCGATGACGCAGCTCGCACGACCGCAGGCGATCTGATCAGCGGCGAAGAGGATCGCGTCGATCCCCGAGGTAGCGTCGTTGGCCACCGTCGTGCTCGAGTGCGGCAGCTCGAACCAGATATTGGACTGGCTGGCCGCCGCGTTGATCATCATGTTCGGGAAGTCCAGCGCGTTGACGCTCCGAAACCCGCCGCGCTGATAGGTCGTGCTGAAGGCGATCTGACTGCCGTAGCAGCCGAACGCCGTGCCGATCGCCAGCCCCAGCTCCTCGCGTGGGCCGAGCGCCGCGAGCTGCGGGCCGAACTCGAGCTGGAGGCAGCCGATCACGAAGAGACTGGCCCGCCCCTTATTGCGCAGTCCGCGCGCACCGAGCGTCGCCTCGGCGTCGAAGTCCACCAGCTCCCCGCCGACGAGCGGCGGATCGGGCGTGGCGTCGCCAAGCGTGGCCAGCGGCGCCAGCCGTGACTCCCCTCGACGCAGGCCCCGCCGCAACGCCTCGAAGCCGAGTCCGATCGGCGTCAAGGCCGTGACTCCGGTAATCACCACATCGCTTGGCCGCTGCACCGGTCTCTCCTAGGCGCCGACGAAGCGCCGCAGCAGCAGCGTCGCGCAGTTGCCGCCGAAGGCATAGGCGTTGGAAGCGATCAGCTCGGCCTGGAACGCCTGGGCGACGTTGGGCACGTAGTCGAGATCGCAGTCGGGGTCCGGCGTTTCGTAGTTGATCGTCGGCGTCAGCCAGCCGCTCCGCAGCGATTGCACGCAGGCCACGGCCTCGATCGCACTCGCCGCGCTGATCGTATGACCCACCATCGACTTGAGCGAGCTGACCTTCACCCGCGCGGCATGCGCGCCGAGCACCTCCTTGAGGATCCGCGTCTCGACACGATCGTTCTCGCGCGTCCCCGTACCGTGCGCCGAAATATAGTCGAGGTCCGTCGCTGCCACGCCGGAGCGCTCGAGCGCCTGCCGCAGCGCGATCACGCCCCCACGCCCCTCCGGATGCGGAATCGCCACGTTATGGGCATCGCAACCCAGCCCGTAATCGAGCAACTCGGCGAGAACCACGGCGCCGCGCGCCAGCGCATCATCCAGGCGCTCGAGCACCAGCGCGCCCGAGCCCTCGGCCAGAATCATGCCCGCGCGATTGAGGTCGAAGGGTCTGACGCGATCCGGGGCCGTCGCGCGCAGGCGATTGAAGCCGACGAAGGCGATACGCGAGAAGGCGTCACTGCCGCCAGCCAGGAGTACGTCGGCGCGGCCACAGCGCAGCAGATCGGCCGCGTAGCCGATCGCGTAGTTCCCGGCGGCACAGAGCGCCGGAAGGTTGACAATCGTGCCCTGACACTCGAAGGCAGCGGCCACGGCGTGCGCGACGCGGCTGGGCAGGCGCTGTACGAGATCGCGCGGCAGCGCGCCCCAGCCCTCGGCCAGCGTGGCGGCGACCACGTCGTCGAGGCGCGCCGACTCGCCGAAGGATCCAAAGGAGACCGCGCGCCGCTCAGGCGCGAAGTGCGCCAGGCGCCCGCCGCCGAGGCCCGCCTGTTCGACGGCCAT
This genomic stretch from Pseudomonadota bacterium harbors:
- a CDS encoding beta-ketoacyl-[acyl-carrier-protein] synthase family protein; the protein is MSIDDLPIGTRAPVAPVRIAITGLGVCTPIGVGVGPFWEAALAGVNGMREIRGFAHADLRTHVGGEIDDFEPLDFMSAAHAAVAGRGEQLAVAAARMAVEQAGLGGGRLAHFAPERRAVSFGSFGESARLDDVVAATLAEGWGALPRDLVQRLPSRVAHAVAAAFECQGTIVNLPALCAAGNYAIGYAADLLRCGRADVLLAGGSDAFSRIAFVGFNRLRATAPDRVRPFDLNRAGMILAEGSGALVLERLDDALARGAVVLAELLDYGLGCDAHNVAIPHPEGRGGVIALRQALERSGVAATDLDYISAHGTGTRENDRVETRILKEVLGAHAARVKVSSLKSMVGHTISAASAIEAVACVQSLRSGWLTPTINYETPDPDCDLDYVPNVAQAFQAELIASNAYAFGGNCATLLLRRFVGA